In Paenibacillus stellifer, the DNA window CAGCTGCTGGAACTGGTCACGGGAGCCAAGCTGCGTGTTGCCTACAGAGAAATAGGTCGGCTGATAGAGCAGCCACCACTTGCTTCCCTCCGTCGAAGACTCCTTCGTGGGTTGGATCGGTGAAGTCTGAATCGACTTGAAGCCCGCGGCTGCTATTGCCGGAAGATTATTTTTAATATTGTCGAATGACCAGTTCCATGCATGAAAAATAACGCCGTCCGATGTCTTCGCAGGCAGTCCATAGTCGGCAGCAGCCGCCTGGACAGTTGGAACGCTTACAAAAGAGCTTTGACCAGGAGTTACCGGGAATCCGAGAGTCTGAAGCAGCAGAACAGCAAACAGCAGAGTACTGAATAACGGTTTAATTCTCTTCTTCATGTCATACCCCTTACCTATTATATTTTTACCCGCTTTCCTTGCGGAGAGCGTGAGTAAATGAGAGGAATAAAAACTGACTTCTTATAACAATATATATATACGTTTGCACAAATGAGTCTACGAGATTTATTCAAATTCCAGTTTCAGCTCTCCGGATAAAAATCCACATCGGTTCAATTGCTCACGGGCTGCACCGAAACGCCTACTTTATGCAATTCCAGTTGCGCAAACGTTTGCTCAATATTCAAAAAATAACTTCCCGCGATCACGGCGGAAGCGCTGTCAAGACGAATCATGGTGAAATTAGTCTTATTATGCCATTGCATGTCGAAACCGTCAATAGATCTTGTTGATCTCATTGATGACAGGACTATATTCCTATTCTCCACTTCTGCCCCTCTGCCGGGACAGGACTGTGGATGGCAGCAGCTGAGGCCGGCATTGGAATCGCAATCTCTCACCATCCTTTAACCATTTTTGCGAATTCCGAAAATATTCTCTTAATCTTTCTCTTCTACGATAGGAGAGGACTTAACCACTTACAGGAGGAGGAAACATGAAATCGGGGAAACTGTCTGGTATTAAATCTGTACACTCTCGACGAATAAAAAAGGCTTCTTCCTCATGGTTGAAGAAGAAGGCACTGATGAATTCGCCCATAAGAACAACGCGAAAATGACGATCAAATCCGGCCAGGAGCTGGACAAGGCCGTTCAAGTCGCCAAAAATTTCGCAAGCAAAAATCCTGATACACTTGTGCTCGTCCTGGCTGACCATGAAACCGGCGGTTTCTCCATTGAGGAAGTCAACGCCGACGACGAATCCGGCGACGGCATTTCCAAGGAAGACGGTCCTTTCGCAATCGCGAATTCCAAGCTGAATTTCGTTGTAGACTGGACAACCTCCGGCCACACCGCCGTTGACATTCCGGTTACCGCTACGGGACGTAATGCCAACCTGTTCACCGGCATCTTCGAGAACATCGAAGTCTTCGACAAGCTGATGCAGTCGATGGGACTTAAAGCCAAGTAACAACGGCTTCGGCTTCATAACGAACTGAACGGGCTCTTCTCCGCTTTCTGGCGGAGAGAGCCCGTTTTGCTGCTTAACCATTCCCGTAGGCCGTTTATTCCACACCTTCCCTTGTATTTACCGGAATCCATATCTCGCTTCGGTATTTTGGTGAAGATGTATCCTTGCTTTCGTTCCACAGCATTTCCGGTCCCTCCGCCTGCTGATAAGAGGAAGCCGGGAACCACTCCGAATAGATCCTTCCCCAGACATTCTGCAGGGCATCCGGGAACGTGCCGACCGCTTCGAAGACCGCCCACGTTCCGGCAGGCACCTCCAGCGCGGCTAAATCTTTGGGAACTTCGCCTTCAGTTGCAACACCGATATAATGATCCAGCTCGCCCTTCTCCTCCATCCGGCCTTCCGAGAAGTTCGTTGAGGCGCTGATCAGGCCATGCGGGGCAGTGTTTGACAAAGATTTCAGCCTCTCTATGGCGGGCAGGTCCAGGCTCTGCCACATCTCCGCAATATCGGGATTCACTCCGCTGAATACGATGGGAACTCTCCTATAGATCCCGGCAATGCGGAAGGCCTCCTTCTCCTCTATCCGATACTTCATTTCGCTTCCTCCTCTGATACTCAATTGAAATGTCATTCGGGGCCAGGCTTTAAGCGGCTGCCCCTTGCTTCTGGCCTCTGACGGCGCCAAACCATGAAACTGCTGGAACGCTTTGGCAAAAGCATCCGGAGATTGATACCCATACTTCAGCGCAATATCAATGATTCGGGCCGGGTTGTACTGAAGCTCGAATCCCGCGAGCGTCAGGCGTCTTCGGCGGATATATTCCGAGAGCGGAATCCCGGACAAGAAGCTGAACATCCGCTTGAAGTGATAATCCGTGCACAGCGCAAGCCTGGCCGCCTCTTTGTAGTCAATGTTCTCCGTCAGCCGATCTTCGATATAAGCCATCGCTTGATTCATGCCTTCCAGCATATTCATTCAGTCCCCTCCTTCCCTTGCTTCCAGAATAGCAGATTGTATGTAGGCCGACCCGTCACCAGGCGATCACGTTTGGCGGGGTTCTGGCGATTTTTAGATAAGCGCTCTAGTGCAGTTGCCTTATAAAAAGACCCCGCAGCCCAAGTCTGCGGAGTCCTCTGGAGTCTTATTCGGGGCAGCTTACTTCAAGACTGTTCGCCGGTCTTCGGAAGCCCTCCCTGTACCGCGTTCGAGCTGCTTCAGTTCGGCGACCTCAGCGTAAATCGCCTCGGTCAGCACATAGGCCAGCGTCGACTCCGCTCCCCTGTTCTGGTTCGGGCCATCCGGCGTCAGCCCGTCGCAGCAGCTGCCGTCTGACGGATCGGCCATAGGGACGCCGCAGTCATTCGCGCCGAAGAACCATTCCCGGCAGCGGTGGACCGTATCGGCGTCGCGTTCCAGACGCTGCACGCGGTAAGCCTCGGAAGCGGCCAGCGCCAGCTTCATCACCTCCAGCGGCTGCTGGTCCCAGATGCTGGAGTGGTCCGGGCCGGCCCATCCGTCGTTGCCGATCGGCCGAATCCAGCCTCCTGGAGCCGTCATTCGCTCGGTCAGGAAGTCCAGCGATTCGCGGGCTACGGCTAGCGATTCCGGGCGGCTACCTGCCTGAGCCGCGAGCCAAAGGGACCAGGGCAATACGCCATTGCCGTAACTCATCATTGGCTCGAACCAGCGCCACCCTTTTCGCGAGGACTGCTCGTAGCTCTGCAGCAGATTGCCCTCCAGCAAGTCGAAACGCTGCTTAAACTGGAGTCGCTTGGCGAACTCCGGCTTGTCCTCCAGGAGAGGCCTCGCGTCTGAGGCGAGCAGCTTCGCATAAGCGGCCAGGGTATAAGCCCAGCCGCGGGGGAAGCTTAACTGCTCCGTCCTTGCGGCGGCGGCGCTTAACATATGCTCCGCAGCGATGCGGATGCTGTCCGGCAAACCGCTGCTCCACAGCGCCGCAGCCGCCCAAAACGTACGCCCGAAGCAATCGTCGGAAGGCGTCTCCATCTCCTTCTGCCGATCATAGGCGAAGTTATTGTGGAAGCTTCCATCCCTGTTCTGCGCCCAGAGGAGAAAAGAGGTGTAGATGTCGGCCAGAGCCTCCCACTCCCGGCGCTCATCATCGGGAACGCGCGGAATCCAGGCGATGCAGGCCCACAGGGCCCGGGAGTTGTCGTCGGTGGTATACCCTTCATTACGCCGGGGGATACGCCCAATCGCATGCTCAAGCATACCGCAGCCGTCTGTAAGCCGTTTCATATGTGCGAGACTGACGCTCTGCGTTTTCACCTGTAACCACCCCCCTTTAGTTCGCCCGAAGCAGCGGCGCCGCCAGCGAGCTGAACATATCCAGATGCAGACGGCCGACCGAAGGCCAGTTCATCGGAGCGCCAAGTGCAGCCATACTGTACTCAGTCTGCCGCAGATTGTCTTCATCACCCAGAATACGGCGCATGCCTTCAGACCATGAAGGGATGTCTCCAGGCTGGATCAGCAGCTCCGGGTAATCCGACAGCAGATCCTTCGCGTAGGCATACGGCGTACTCAGCACCGGCCGGCCGAGGCCAACGGCATAAGCCAGCGTTCCGCTCGTAATCTGCTGAAGCCCCGGATAAGGAGTGACGTACAGGTCACAGGCAGACAGCAGTCCGGCCAGCTCGTCTTCCTCAACATAGCGGTCGATCATAGCCACATTGTTCTCAAGTCCCAAATCCCGGACGAGAGTCTTCAGCTCCTCGCGATAGGATTCTCCCTCCGCTTTTCGGACTTCCGGATGGGTCTGCCCCACAATCGTGTAGAGCGTCTCCGGAACCTCGCGAACGACATCCGGAAGCGATTTAATGATCGTTTCAAGCCCTTTTCCCCTGCCCAGAAGGCCAAAGGTCATCAGGATCTTGTGTCCGTCCCATCCCATTGCCTTTCGGTATGCTTCCCGTCTTCCGGACAGCGGAGAAGGGGTTCCGTGAGGAACATATTGAATTTTGCCTAGAGGAATGCCGAAAGACCGGTTCAGGTATTCCTTCGCCTTCCGGTTCATGACGAGTATAAGATCGCTTCTGCGGGCGATTCTTTCCTGAATACTGAAATAAGGTTCTTCCGGCTTCTCGAACACCGTGTGAAAGGTTACGGCAAGCGGCTTGTCCAGATTCTCCACGAGATCCAGGACGTAGGAACCGGCTTCTCCTCCAAAAATGCCGAATTCATGCTGGAGCGACACAACGCCGATATCGCTTCCGTTCAGGCGTTCGGCCAGCTTTTTGTAAGCAGCCCGCTTGTCCTTGGGGACCTCATATACATCCGGATCGTTGTAGGCGATCAAGCTGCCGCCCGGTTTGATGGTGAAGACCGGATCTTTTCCTTTCCATCCTTTTGCCTGGCTGATACTCTGCCGAAGATGGTGAGTGTACGTGGCAATACCGCACTTTTGCGGCACGTAGGTTCCGATATAAGCTATGCGAGTCATTCTATCCAGCCTCCTCTTATATTTGATGACTACGGTGCAAATGGGGTAGATGGAACTACAGCTCTTTACCTCATACCTATAATTTAAACCAGTTTTGCATTTTTCCAACAAAATGATGCCTTAGTCTAGATATGCACAGGCGTAATGACAGACCGGTCAAGGGCCTCAAGCCGCAAGAACGGGTCCGGAATCTTCAGACAGTGTGCCTCCGCATCGCTGATTCCCGCATACAGAATTGCGGTGCCGTCATCGCTGCGGACAAGTCCGCCGCTGAACACAACATCGGTCAGATCGGGCCGCTTGGCGGGTCCGAGATCGAAGTTGCTCCGAACCGCAATGACCTCGATATCCGTAAAGGCCCCAGTATCCGGGTCCAGCGCGAAGACCATCGGATAGTAACCCCGATTACCGTCCTTATCGAATCTCGCAATATGCCCCAGTACGCCGATAAGCCCGTTTGCGAGCATGCGCGCCTCATTGACGCCGCCCCATTCGGTCTCGATGAACTGCTCCTCCAGAAGCGGAGCCTCCGCAATCAGCTCGACCGTCAGCTCTTCAAGAGAACGAACAATGACGAAGCCGATCTTGCCGCGGCCCCCTTTCACGCCCTGCGGACGAGTAAAGACACCGATCCGGCCATCGTTCAGCTCAACAAGACGAAGATCCTTCATTCCGTCCGGCCCGACAAAGAAAGGCATGAGCATGCGTACAGATGATCCCCGGTAGAAGACGGTCCGCCACAGGAGAGCGCCAGGCACCGCAGGGTTCGTGAACGTCTGCACACCGCCCAGCACAAGCTCGCCTCCAATGCAGCTGAAGAACGGGTCCTGCATCGGGAAGACGGGCCCGTCTTCCATAGGCGTCCAGACTCCGTTCCGTTCGTTGAAGAAGACGATGTTGGATTCCTCGCTGTCTCTTTCCTCGACTCTGCCCGCGATCGTCCATTCTCCTTCATCCTTAAAAGGGGCGGTGATGTTATACACATCCCTTCCGTCCACACTGTTAAACTTCAGCTTCTGCTTGTCCAGCACACGCATTTTCTTGACATGAAAATCCTGCAGCAGAATGTCACAAGTCAATCCGGTACGTCTGACTCTCAGCATAGCTCTTCCCCTCCATGTTGATAGCTGTATGGTCGTCGCTTGATGTCCCTTGGAATCATTACTCTTTTACCCCAGGTGCCTTAAAATGAAATCATTATAGTCTTCCATACCCGTTTTATGAAAAATGAAATGTTTATTTTTGTAATTTTTATTAATTTTCATGAAACATGATGATTTTCTTAAATTGATGTGCTACGATACCCCTAATTTGAACAAAACGGTTAAATGGAGGTTGTTAACAACTATGTCTGCTAAGGCGGTAAAAGCGGAGATTCCTTCGGACGGCAAATCGATGAATCTCGCGCGGCTTACATGGCCTATCTTTCTGGAAGTCTTTCTGTTTATGCTGATGGGTAGTGTCGATACATTTATGCTCAGTTCGGTATCCGACGATGCCGTTTCGGGTGTCGGCGCAGCCAACCAGATCATTACAGTCGCGATTATCATCCTTGAAGTCATTGGCAACGGGGCGGCAATCGTAGTGGCTCAGTATCTGGGTTCTAAAAAACCGGCTGAAGCCGCACAGGTGACGGGCAACGCTATTACGCTGAATTTGACCGTCGGTCTGGTGCTGAGCGTCGTGCTGCTTCTCCTCGGAAAAAGTATTTTGGGCATTCTGCATGTGGAAGGCGACATTCTGGCCTATGCCAGTTCATATTTGCATATCGTGGGCGGTGCCATTTTCCTTCAGGCGCTGATCAATGCGCTGGCCGCAACCATCCGGACCCACGGTTTTACCAAAGAGACCATGGCTGTCTCTTTTCTGATGAACATCATTCATGTGATCGGCAACTATGCACTTATTTTCGGCCATTTCGGCCTGCCGGCGCTGGGCGTGGAAGGTGCAGCAATCTCGACGATCGGCAGCCGGCTGATCTGTCTGCTTATCTTCTTCTGGCTGCTGTACCGGATCATGGAGGTCCGGGTCGCCTGGACGTATTATGTACATCTCTCGAAGAATTTTGTGCTCAAAATACTGCGGATCGGCATTCCGGCAGCGATGGAATCGCTCTTGTATCAAACATGCCAGCTCGTCTTCACGATGTATGTAACGTATTTGGGCGCGGAAGCGATGGCTACCCGCCAATATGCGCTCAATATTTCGAATTATATCTACCTGTTCAGCATGGCAGTCGCCGTAGGCACCTCCATTATTGTGGGGCATTTAATCGGCGCCAAGCGCCAGAATGAAGCATTCAGCCGGGTAAGATCCAGTGTGAAAGGCGCGCTGCTTGTAACGGTTCTGATCGACATCATCGTCATCCTGTTCCGCGAGCCGCTTATGGGAATCTTCACCGACAATCCGGACATTATCCGCATGGGCGCTCAGGTTCTGCTCCTCAGCCTTCTGCTCGAAACGGGCCGTACCGTCAATATGATCGTGATCGGTTCGCTCCGGGCCGCAGGGGACGCCAAGCTTCCGGTATATATGGGCATTTTGTCCATGGTCTGCATGAGCCTGCCTGTCGGTTATTTGTTCGTCTTCCACCTGCACTTGGGACTGATCGGCATATGGCTGGCTATCGCTCTGGATGAGTGGACCCGAGCGGTCATCATGCTGTTCCGCTGGAGAAGCCGGGCCTGGGAGCGGTACTCCCTCGTTGATCATGAAGGCGCCAAGGCCGTACCAGCCACCGCTACTGCAGCCCAATAATTGATTCGAAACGAAGTAACGCCCCTGCGGTTATCATACTGTCCGCGGGGGCGTTCCTGTACTTATATAATATTTGCTGCACAGTAAAAAGCCTGCCGGCAACCTCTCAATTGAGAGGAGCCGGCAGGCTTATTCGTTCGGTTACCCGAAAAATTATTGTGCGGAAGTTGTTCCTGTTACTTTGCCTTCGATCTTGGCTGTCTTCTGAACATCAGCATTCGCGAAAGTCAGGTTGCCGTCGATAGTAGCGTTGTTGAACAGGTTGAAGCCGTTAGCTTCTACAAATACGTCGCCCTTAACCGTTCCGCCTTGAATGCGGAGGTTCTCACTCTTAACCGTCAGCTTCGGAACAGTCAGTGTGTACTGAGCCGTTACGTTATGATCAGCATCTTGTGCATACAGCGCGATTTTGCGGTAGATGTCCTTGGAAGTATCATTCTTGTCATGGAATTCGCCAGCTACGGTAACTTCACCGTCAACTGTCAGATCGTTCAGAACAGCGATGATCCATGTTCCGCTTTCACTTACAGCTGTCTTGAAAGCATCACCCTGGTTCACGATGGAAGCAGTTGTCGTTGCGTCAGCTGCAGCGGATGCAGCAGGAGCAGTCGAAGCTGCTGCACTTGATGCAGGAGCGGCAGACTCAGAAGCGCTGTTATTGTTGTTCGATCCACATCCGGACAGAAGAGCTGCGGCAAGTCCGGCTACCAGAAAACCTTTTACTACTTTCATTTTCCTTAACCCCCTAATTTGTTTCTACCAAAAATTATATATAAAACTTAAAGAAAATCAAGTGATTTATTTCACTTAAGCGTTTTAACTTTCTAATTTTCTCCTGATTTCATGCATCATCAATAAAGAAAATTTATAGTTTTAGCCATTTTTCCAAAATTTAGTACCCTGAAATCAGAAGAGGTTTCTTGGCATCGATGATAATCGACACCATTCCGAGCGAATTTCGGCTGTTTCTCGTATCGAACCGGAAGGAGCGTCCGATCTTTCCATCCTGCTCATTCCAGTAGCTATAGTGAAATATCCCCGATTCGTCGCAGTACTCCAGCAGCTCCACATGGAAACCCGCCTGTTCGAATACCTTACTGAAGCTGGCGTAGTCGTATACGATTTTGTGGGAGTATGCAGGATGGTCCACAGGGCCGGGGCCGCCGACTTGAACGATGCGCTGGTATGCCTCATTCCGGAAATTGACATCCGGTACAGCGCAGCGGATGTAGCCGCCCGGCTGCAAGTAATCATAACAATTCCGGGCAGCCGCAATCCCCTCTTCAAGCGTCATATGCTCCCACACATGCTCAGCCAGCATGGCCTCAATGCTGTTCTCTGAATAATCTCTGGCAAAATGGCTGCGCTCCAAAACGTTAAGCTGCTCTTCTTGTGTGCTGATCCAGCCCATCTGTGTCGTATTCCCCGCTCCAATGATGATCTTCATTTCTTCTGCACGACCTTCTTCTTCACTTCCTCGATCATTGCCATTTTGTTGTTCCAGCACTCCTGGCTGAGATCGACCGGATACTCCTCGGCATTCAGCGTCCGCTTGTACTCATCCCACAGCTGATTCAGATTGTCCCTGGCGAATGACTGAATCTGTTGAATCGGCGGCAGCTCATAGACCAGCTTCCCGCTCTCAAAGATCGGCTTGTGCAGCTCGCGGGCTTCAAAGTTCGCTACGAACTTGGCGATATAGGTATGAACAGGATGAAACATCTTTAAATGCTCTTCGTCCTGCGGACGCTCATGGGCAAGCGCGATGTAATCTCCTTCCGATTTGCCGCTGCCCTTGTTGATGATACGGTACACTCTCTTAAGACCGGGCGTCGTAATCTTCTCCGGGTTGGCGCTGATTTTGATCGTATCCTTCATCTTCCCGTTCTCGTCTTCGATCGCGATCAGCTTGTAGACGGCCCCGAGCGCCGGCTGGTCGTAAGCGGTGATCAGCTTCGTGCCGATTCCCCATACGTCGATCCGCGCACCCTGCATTTTGAGGTTCAGAATCGTCGCTTCGTCGAGATCGTTGGTAGCGTATATTTTGGCATCCGTAAATCCGGCTTCATCCAGCAGCTTGCGGGCTTCCTTCGAGAGATAGGCCAGGTCTCCGCTGTCCAGACGTATTCCTTTGAACGATATCCTGTCACCCATCTCCGAAGCCACACGGATGGCAGCCGGAACGCCCGATTTGAGCGTATCATAAGTATCGACAAGGAAGACGCAGTCCGTATGAGTCTCCGCATATTTGCGGAATGCGGTGTAATCGTCGGAATAAGCCTGCACCATCGCATGGGCGTGCGTACCTACCGTCGGGATGCCGAACAGCTTGCCGGCGCGGACATTGGACGTGGATTCGAAGCCGCCGACGTATGCCGCCCTCGCTCCCCAAATCGCGGCATCCATCTCCTGCGCTCTCCGGGTTCCGAATTCCATTGTCAGCGCGTTTCCGGTCACCTGTTTGACCCGCGAAGCCTTGGTGGCAATCAGCGTCTGATAATTGATGATATTAAGAAGAGCGGTCTCGATCAGCTGCGCCTCCGCCAGCGGCGCCTCCACGCGCAGAATCGGTTCGTTAGGAAATACCAGTTCCCCTTCGCGCATGGAAGCCAGCGTACCGGTGAACGAAAGGCCTTTCAGATAAGCCAGGAATTCGTCGCTGTACCCGTCCTCTTTGAGATAGTCCAAATCACTGTCCGAGAAACGGAACTGCTCCAGATAACGCACGACCCGCTCCAGCCCGGCGAATACGGCGTACCCGTTGCTGAATGGCAGCTTGCGGAAATAGGCTTCGAAGACAGCCTTGCGGTTGTGGATGTTGTCTCTCCAATAGGTCTCTACCATGTTGATTTGATATTTATCGGTATGAAGTGTCAGGCTGTCATCGGGAAAAGGATAGGTCATCTGTGTCTTCTGTGTCATGTGTATCTCCTCCTTATGAAGTTATCGAATTTCTGCGCCGAGCGACCCGGGAAAATGGCGCAGCGCCCAGAGATGTCCTTCAGCGTCGAAGCTGGCTACCGCGTCCCGGTACACGATAATGCGAAAGCCCTTGTTGTACGCGTCCACAGCCGTGTGCAGCACACAGATATCGGTACAGACACCCACAAGATGCACTTCCTCAATGCCCGCCGCCCGAAGCCGAAGCTCCAGATCGGTACCCGTGAACGCGCTGTACCGCGTCTTGTCCATGTAATATACCAGCGGATTGCTCCGGTTCTCCTCGTACACATTTTTTAGCGTACCGTACAGGTCTCTTCCCTTCGTACCGGCGATATTATGCGGCGGGAACAGCCGGTTCTCCGGATGATTCAGATCCGCCGGATCGTGCCGGTCGATCGCGAACACGACCAGGTCACCGCCGTCGATAAACTCCCGTGTAATCTCTACCAGCCGCGATTCGATGGCCTGGCCCGGCTTGCCGCAGGTCAATGCCCCGTCATCCGCCACAAAATCCACCGTATAGTCGATGTTAATCAGCGCTCTCTTTGGCTGCTTCTCCGTCATAGGTAACGCCTCCCTTTATACTTCTATACTTCGACCTATCCATGCTTCCTGTGAATTAATTAGTAACGGTCGCTGTAAATGGAATGGTGAAACCCGGCTTCCACAAAATGGTACAGCTGCGTCGGCCTCCGCGAGGTCCGGTTGGTCTTCTTGTCGCCCGCCTTCTCGATGAATGGAAAGGATTTGATCTTCCGGGCAAAAGCCGCATCCAGCGCGACATACGGTTGATCCGTTACCGTCTTCAGCACGGCCTGAAGCTCCGAGTAGGTGAATTCCTCCGGCAGAAACTCCCGGGCCGCCGTTGTCTGCAACAGATCACGGGTTATGACGCCGATCGCGTCTCTGATAATCGTCTCGTGGTCAAAAGCCAGATCAAGCTCAAACACGTCTTTTACGGAAAAAAGCTCAACCGCGTCGGCATCGTCATTCGCCTGCCGCCCTGCGAGCTTGTGCTCCGGAACGATGGCGTAATGCGCATTCGTGATCATCCATCCGCGCGGGTCTCTCCCCGGTGTATCGTATACGCCGAAATGCTTAAGGTGAATGTCCTCTACGCCCGTCTCCTCGCTCAGTTCCCTGAGCGCCGATTGATAAGCCGTTTCGTCGGGTGCCACGAACCCGCCGGGCAGCGCCCATTTGCCTGCCTCGATATTCGGCTTGCCTTCGCTGTTCAGCATGCTCCGGCGGATCAGCATCATCTTCAAATCCATCAGCGGCGGCTTGTATTCCTCGTCCCGTGTGGACAGAATCGTGAATACTGCAATATCCGCTGTATACCCGTCTGGCGTCCGGTACTTCTTCACATCGTACTGCTGCAAAGCCTCTTCGTTCGACATATCCTCCACTCCCTGTCTCAACTTGATATTTATTTAACAATTATCATTTTGTTAATTATATAATATTGGAAAGAGACGCCGCTGTCAAGCGCCGTCTTGTGACCATCCGGTCCGCAAAAAATCGGCAAGTCCCTCGCACAGGCTTTCGTCCCCTGCTTCCAGCCAATCATCCTGAATTTCGAGATGCCGGCAGGTGCTGCTCTTCACGTAGCTGTAGATAATTTGGGCTTCATCAAATTCCTCCCTGCCGATCTCCTGTTCCGCAGCGGCGGACACCTCTTCGAAACCGGCCCGGACGATTTCCTCAAACCCTTCAGGAAGCCGGT includes these proteins:
- a CDS encoding AraC family transcriptional regulator, translating into MNMLEGMNQAMAYIEDRLTENIDYKEAARLALCTDYHFKRMFSFLSGIPLSEYIRRRRLTLAGFELQYNPARIIDIALKYGYQSPDAFAKAFQQFHGLAPSEARSKGQPLKAWPRMTFQLSIRGGSEMKYRIEEKEAFRIAGIYRRVPIVFSGVNPDIAEMWQSLDLPAIERLKSLSNTAPHGLISASTNFSEGRMEEKGELDHYIGVATEGEVPKDLAALEVPAGTWAVFEAVGTFPDALQNVWGRIYSEWFPASSYQQAEGPEMLWNESKDTSSPKYRSEIWIPVNTREGVE
- a CDS encoding glycosyltransferase, with protein sequence MTRIAYIGTYVPQKCGIATYTHHLRQSISQAKGWKGKDPVFTIKPGGSLIAYNDPDVYEVPKDKRAAYKKLAERLNGSDIGVVSLQHEFGIFGGEAGSYVLDLVENLDKPLAVTFHTVFEKPEEPYFSIQERIARRSDLILVMNRKAKEYLNRSFGIPLGKIQYVPHGTPSPLSGRREAYRKAMGWDGHKILMTFGLLGRGKGLETIIKSLPDVVREVPETLYTIVGQTHPEVRKAEGESYREELKTLVRDLGLENNVAMIDRYVEEDELAGLLSACDLYVTPYPGLQQITSGTLAYAVGLGRPVLSTPYAYAKDLLSDYPELLIQPGDIPSWSEGMRRILGDEDNLRQTEYSMAALGAPMNWPSVGRLHLDMFSSLAAPLLRAN
- a CDS encoding MTP-1 family protein gives rise to the protein MLRVRRTGLTCDILLQDFHVKKMRVLDKQKLKFNSVDGRDVYNITAPFKDEGEWTIAGRVEERDSEESNIVFFNERNGVWTPMEDGPVFPMQDPFFSCIGGELVLGGVQTFTNPAVPGALLWRTVFYRGSSVRMLMPFFVGPDGMKDLRLVELNDGRIGVFTRPQGVKGGRGKIGFVIVRSLEELTVELIAEAPLLEEQFIETEWGGVNEARMLANGLIGVLGHIARFDKDGNRGYYPMVFALDPDTGAFTDIEVIAVRSNFDLGPAKRPDLTDVVFSGGLVRSDDGTAILYAGISDAEAHCLKIPDPFLRLEALDRSVITPVHI
- a CDS encoding MATE family efflux transporter, which encodes MSAKAVKAEIPSDGKSMNLARLTWPIFLEVFLFMLMGSVDTFMLSSVSDDAVSGVGAANQIITVAIIILEVIGNGAAIVVAQYLGSKKPAEAAQVTGNAITLNLTVGLVLSVVLLLLGKSILGILHVEGDILAYASSYLHIVGGAIFLQALINALAATIRTHGFTKETMAVSFLMNIIHVIGNYALIFGHFGLPALGVEGAAISTIGSRLICLLIFFWLLYRIMEVRVAWTYYVHLSKNFVLKILRIGIPAAMESLLYQTCQLVFTMYVTYLGAEAMATRQYALNISNYIYLFSMAVAVGTSIIVGHLIGAKRQNEAFSRVRSSVKGALLVTVLIDIIVILFREPLMGIFTDNPDIIRMGAQVLLLSLLLETGRTVNMIVIGSLRAAGDAKLPVYMGILSMVCMSLPVGYLFVFHLHLGLIGIWLAIALDEWTRAVIMLFRWRSRAWERYSLVDHEGAKAVPATATAAQ
- a CDS encoding polymer-forming cytoskeletal protein, which codes for MKVVKGFLVAGLAAALLSGCGSNNNNSASESAAPASSAAASTAPAASAAADATTTASIVNQGDAFKTAVSESGTWIIAVLNDLTVDGEVTVAGEFHDKNDTSKDIYRKIALYAQDADHNVTAQYTLTVPKLTVKSENLRIQGGTVKGDVFVEANGFNLFNNATIDGNLTFANADVQKTAKIEGKVTGTTSAQ
- a CDS encoding class I SAM-dependent methyltransferase, encoding MKIIIGAGNTTQMGWISTQEEQLNVLERSHFARDYSENSIEAMLAEHVWEHMTLEEGIAAARNCYDYLQPGGYIRCAVPDVNFRNEAYQRIVQVGGPGPVDHPAYSHKIVYDYASFSKVFEQAGFHVELLEYCDESGIFHYSYWNEQDGKIGRSFRFDTRNSRNSLGMVSIIIDAKKPLLISGY
- a CDS encoding nicotinate phosphoribosyltransferase, which encodes MTYPFPDDSLTLHTDKYQINMVETYWRDNIHNRKAVFEAYFRKLPFSNGYAVFAGLERVVRYLEQFRFSDSDLDYLKEDGYSDEFLAYLKGLSFTGTLASMREGELVFPNEPILRVEAPLAEAQLIETALLNIINYQTLIATKASRVKQVTGNALTMEFGTRRAQEMDAAIWGARAAYVGGFESTSNVRAGKLFGIPTVGTHAHAMVQAYSDDYTAFRKYAETHTDCVFLVDTYDTLKSGVPAAIRVASEMGDRISFKGIRLDSGDLAYLSKEARKLLDEAGFTDAKIYATNDLDEATILNLKMQGARIDVWGIGTKLITAYDQPALGAVYKLIAIEDENGKMKDTIKISANPEKITTPGLKRVYRIINKGSGKSEGDYIALAHERPQDEEHLKMFHPVHTYIAKFVANFEARELHKPIFESGKLVYELPPIQQIQSFARDNLNQLWDEYKRTLNAEEYPVDLSQECWNNKMAMIEEVKKKVVQKK
- a CDS encoding cysteine hydrolase family protein, whose translation is MTEKQPKRALINIDYTVDFVADDGALTCGKPGQAIESRLVEITREFIDGGDLVVFAIDRHDPADLNHPENRLFPPHNIAGTKGRDLYGTLKNVYEENRSNPLVYYMDKTRYSAFTGTDLELRLRAAGIEEVHLVGVCTDICVLHTAVDAYNKGFRIIVYRDAVASFDAEGHLWALRHFPGSLGAEIR
- a CDS encoding NUDIX hydrolase, encoding MSNEEALQQYDVKKYRTPDGYTADIAVFTILSTRDEEYKPPLMDLKMMLIRRSMLNSEGKPNIEAGKWALPGGFVAPDETAYQSALRELSEETGVEDIHLKHFGVYDTPGRDPRGWMITNAHYAIVPEHKLAGRQANDDADAVELFSVKDVFELDLAFDHETIIRDAIGVITRDLLQTTAAREFLPEEFTYSELQAVLKTVTDQPYVALDAAFARKIKSFPFIEKAGDKKTNRTSRRPTQLYHFVEAGFHHSIYSDRY